One Triticum dicoccoides isolate Atlit2015 ecotype Zavitan chromosome 5B, WEW_v2.0, whole genome shotgun sequence genomic window carries:
- the LOC119307137 gene encoding 5-methyltetrahydropteroyltriglutamate--homocysteine methyltransferase 1-like, which yields MASHIVGYPRMGPKRELKFALESFWDGKSSAEDLEKVATDLRASIWKQMADAGIKYIPSNTFSYYDQVLDTTAMLGAVPDRYSWTGGEINLSTYFSMARGNATVPAMEMTKWFDTNYHFIVPELAPSTKFSYSSHKAINEYKEAKALGVDTVPVLVGPVSYLLLSKAAKGVEKSFSPLSLLSSILPVYKEVIAELKAAGASWIQFDEPTLVKDLESHQLSAFSAAYSELESALSGLNVLVETYFADVPADSYKTLTSLSSVTAYGFDLERGTKTLELVKSGFPAGKYLFAGVVDGRNIWADDLAASLATLQSLEAVVGKDKLVVSTSCSLMHTAVDLVNETKLDDEIKSWLAFAAQKVVEVNALAKALAGQKDEAYFSANAAALASRRSSPRVTNEEVQKAATALKGSDHRRATTVSARLDAQQKKLNLPILPTTTIGSFPQTVELRRVRREYKAKKISEEEYTNAIKEEISKVVKIQEELDIDVLVHGEPERNDMVEYFGEQLSGFTFTANGWVQSYGSRCVKPPIIYGDVSRPNPMTVFWSKMAQSMTARPMKGMLTGPVTILNWSFVRNDQPRFETCYQIALAIKKEVEDLEAGGIQVIQIDEAALREGLPLRKSEHAFYLDWAVHSFRITNCGVQDTTQIHTHMCYSNFNDIIQSIINMDADVITIENSRSDEKLLSVFREGVVYGAGIGPGVYDIHSPRIPSKEEIADRVNKMLAVLDTNILWVNPDCGLKTRKYAEVKPALTNMVEAAKQIRAELAKAQ from the exons ATGGCGTCCCACATTGTCGGATACCCGCGCATGGGCCCCAAGAGGGAGCTCAAGTTTGCCCTGGAGTCTTTCTGGGATGGCAAGAGCAGCGCCGAGGATTTGGAGAAGGTTGCCACCGACCTCAGGGCCAGCATCTGGAAGCAGATGGCTGATGCTGGGATCAAGTACATCCCCAGCAACACCTTCTCCTACTATGATCAGGTTCTTGACACCACCGCCATGCTCGGTGCCGTCCCAGACCGTTACTCATGGACCGGTGGGGAGATCAATTTGAGCACCTACTTCTCGATGGCTAGGGGCAACGCCACCGTCCCTGCTATGGAGATGACCAAGTGGTTCGATACCAACTA CCACTTTATCGTCCCTGAATTGGCTCCTAGCACCAAGTTCTCCTACTCTTCTCACAAGGCTATCAATGAGTACAAGGAGGCTAAGGCG CTTGGCGTTGATACCGTCCCAGTACTTGTCGGACCAGTCTCATACTTGTTGCTCTCAAAGGCCGCCAAGGGTGTAGAGAAATCATTCTCTCCCCTTTCCCTTCTTAGCAGCATCCTTCCCGTCTACAA GGAGGTTATTGCTGAGCTGAAGGCAGCTGGCGCTTCATGGATTCAGTTTGATGAGCCCACCCTTGTTAAGGATCTTGAATCCCACCAACTGTCTGCATTCTCTGCAGCTTACTCAGAACTTGAGTCGGCACTTTCTGGATTGAACGTTCTTGTTGAGACCTACTTCGCTGACGTCCCTGCAGACTCATACAA GACTCTTACATCATTGAGCAGTGTGACTGCTTATGGTTTTGACCTTGAACGTGGAACCAAGACTCTTGAGCTTGTCAAGAGTGGTTTCCCCGCTGGAAAGTACCTCTTTGCTGGTGTTGTAGATGGACGCAACATTTGGGCTGATGACCTTGCTGCATCTCTCGCCACTCTTCAGTCTCTTGAGGCTGTTGTTGGGAAGG ACAAGCTTGTCGTATCGACTTCCTGCTCACTCATGCACACTGCTGTGGACCTTGTAAATGAGACCAAGCTTGATGATGAGATTAAGTCATGGCTCGCATTTGCTgcccaaaaggtcgttgaggtgaaCGCCCTTGCCAAGGCATTGGCTGGTCAAAAGGATGAG GCTTACTTCTCTGCAAATGCTGCTGCTCTGGCCTCAAGAAGGTCGTCACCACGTGTCACAAATGAGGAGGTCCAGAAGGCT GCCACCGCCCTCAAGGGCTCTGATCACCGCCGCGCTACCACCGTTAGCGCTAGGTTGGATGCGCAGCAAAAGAAGCTCAACCTTCCGATCCTTCCCACGACCACCATTGGTTCATTCCCACAGACAGTGGAGCTCAGGAGAGTCCGCCGTGAGTACAAGGCAAAGAA GATCTCTGAGGAGGAGTACACCAATGCCATCAAGGAGGAGATTAGCAAGGTTGTTAAGATCCAAGAAGAGCTTGACATTGATGTGCTTGTGCACGGAGAGCCTGAG AGGAACGATATGGTTGAGTACTTCGGTGAGCAGCTCTCTGGTTTCACGTTCACTGCCAATGGTTGGGTGCAATCTTACGGATCAAGGTGCGTCAAGCCACCGATCATCTATGGTGATGTGAGCCGCCCCAACCCCATGACCGTCTTCTGGTCCAAGATGGCGCAGAGCATGACTGCTCGCCCAATGAAGGGTATGCTGACAGGCCCTGTCACAATCCTTAACTGGTCTTTTGTCAGAAATGACCAACCGAG GTTTGAGACTTGCTACCAGATTGCTCTTGCAATCAAGAAGGAGGTCGAGGACCTTGAGGCTGGTGGTATTCAG GTTATCCAAATCGATGAGGCTGCTTTGAGAGAGGGTCTGCCACTCCGCAAGTCGGAGCACGCTTTCTACTTGGACTGGGCCGTGCACTCCTTCAGGATCACCAACTGCGGtgtccaggacaccacccag ATCCACACCCACATGTGCTACTCCAACTTCAACGACATCATCCAGTCCATCATCAACATGGACGCCGATGTGATCACCATCGAGAACTCGCGGTCCGACGAGAAGCTTCTCTCCGTCTTCCGCGAGGGCGTGGTGTACGGCGCCGGCATTGGCCCGGGCGTGTACGACATCCACTCCCCCAGGATCCCGTCCAAGGAGGAGATCGCCGACCGTGTCAACAAGATGCTCGCGGTGCTCGACACCAACATCCTGTGGGTGAACCCCGACTGCGGTCTCAAGACCCGCAAGTACGCCGAGGTCAAGCCCGCCCTCACCAACATGGTCGAGGCCGCCAAGCAGATCCGCGCCGAGCTCGCCAAGGCGCAGTAA